From a region of the Candidatus Margulisiibacteriota bacterium genome:
- a CDS encoding DEAD/DEAH box helicase, producing MLDFFRELTRVKPNIFFAYDVRFEPLSVELHYDSEDVENVRDVPRERISLPEQLLLNILLMCPQKDGRYLIGKEYAEKALFYLHELLPGEVKLPPEKPWLRLRYALTLSNGSFRVAVDLSDTSFRFLRDVPKGRLPRAEKIFISFLAGVPISSGCFYVNQKLLARLCYLLAKLDRRQICDTDLSFSSAGPELRGVFREKKGRYEFLLRCGEKILRADNARLLGEKNKVLLWENTIYQLDHFIAGVLDKYLAGGAVYLSRAAALQFSADCLPVLTERGLPIELPDSLRELKNSVLAGPPTPVLEIVKETREVLEIKLSYDYGLPARAEYRADNAADFYEVQSAGQAYYLRRDKKSEDWLNVYLGDLHFTAKQKRFFIEHDYFVDFMTYEFPNLRRNIGLKVLGEHLEQFVYADQTFNVDLAFTQSSGIDWFDFTPLYKVKDNVFTHAQIQKLIADNKEYVRLSDGSLIKVPQREFTYLQSYLEGRSRKTTDGKYQVRKYDLYYLYSGVRAQMSAQVDASLQALLADLENFSGIAAAPLPNGVQGQPRPYQLHGFNWLYFLHRHNFHGILADDMGLGKTLQVLLLFAGLKQAGRLERPALIVAPTSVVYNWVAEINKFTPDLKVLVLSGSRDRVLKVKEAASHDIVITSYALLRNDLAHYSGQQFDYLVLDEAQYIKNPKTGIAKAVKCLQTRWRLALTGTPIENSLAELWSIFDFLMPGFLSSLNFFRALYSGEPERVRKKIHPFILRRAKAEVLTELPPKNEIDSFCELLPEQEALYLKVLQAQKKELLSALHTTDINKMQLNILTGLLKLRQVCCHPALVKDERLIVESAKFNQFKELTAEILENGSKVIVFSQFVEMLSIMRKYLDEEKIRYAYLDGATKDRQQLIDKFNADARTPVFLCSLKAGGVGINLTSANYVIIYDPWWNPAVEQQAMDRVYRIGQTKEVFVYKLITKGTVEEKILALQKKKKTLIDAVIASDVAAEKKITKAELEELLAY from the coding sequence TGCCGCGCGAGCGGATCTCTTTGCCCGAGCAGCTGCTGCTGAATATTTTGCTGATGTGTCCGCAAAAAGACGGCCGTTATCTGATCGGCAAGGAGTATGCAGAGAAAGCTTTGTTTTATCTGCACGAGCTGCTGCCAGGTGAGGTCAAGCTGCCACCGGAAAAACCCTGGCTGCGTCTGCGCTACGCGCTGACCCTGTCAAACGGCAGCTTTCGGGTCGCGGTCGATTTATCCGATACGAGTTTTCGTTTTTTGCGCGACGTGCCCAAGGGACGTCTGCCGCGCGCGGAGAAAATTTTTATCAGTTTTCTGGCCGGTGTGCCGATTTCCAGCGGCTGTTTTTACGTCAATCAAAAACTGCTGGCGCGCCTGTGTTATTTACTGGCCAAGCTTGACCGCCGGCAGATCTGCGACACAGACTTGAGCTTCAGCTCCGCCGGGCCGGAATTACGCGGCGTGTTCCGTGAAAAAAAAGGCCGCTATGAGTTCCTCTTGCGGTGCGGCGAGAAAATTTTGCGCGCGGACAACGCCAGACTGCTCGGAGAAAAAAATAAAGTTTTGCTCTGGGAGAACACAATTTATCAGCTCGATCATTTTATCGCCGGCGTGCTGGATAAATATTTGGCTGGCGGGGCGGTTTATTTAAGCCGGGCCGCAGCTCTGCAGTTTAGCGCGGACTGCCTGCCAGTACTGACCGAGCGCGGACTGCCGATCGAGCTGCCGGACTCTCTGCGCGAGCTTAAAAATTCAGTGCTGGCCGGGCCGCCGACGCCGGTGCTGGAAATCGTCAAAGAAACTAGAGAGGTTCTGGAAATTAAATTGTCCTATGATTACGGCCTGCCGGCGCGGGCGGAGTACCGCGCGGACAACGCTGCGGATTTTTACGAGGTGCAGAGCGCGGGGCAGGCTTATTATCTGCGCCGCGACAAAAAAAGCGAGGATTGGCTGAATGTGTACTTGGGCGACCTGCATTTCACGGCCAAGCAAAAGCGTTTTTTTATTGAGCATGATTATTTTGTGGATTTTATGACTTATGAATTTCCCAATCTGCGCCGGAATATCGGTTTAAAAGTTCTCGGCGAGCATTTGGAGCAGTTCGTTTACGCCGACCAGACTTTTAATGTCGACCTGGCTTTCACGCAGTCTTCCGGTATTGATTGGTTTGATTTCACGCCGCTGTACAAAGTCAAGGACAATGTTTTTACGCACGCGCAGATCCAAAAACTGATCGCGGATAACAAAGAATACGTGCGCTTGAGTGACGGTTCGCTGATCAAAGTGCCGCAGCGGGAATTTACTTATTTGCAGAGTTATCTGGAAGGCCGCAGCAGAAAAACAACGGATGGCAAATATCAGGTGCGCAAATACGATCTGTATTATTTGTACTCTGGCGTGCGCGCGCAGATGAGCGCGCAGGTGGACGCTTCACTGCAGGCGCTACTGGCCGATCTGGAAAATTTTTCCGGCATTGCCGCCGCGCCGCTGCCGAACGGCGTGCAGGGGCAGCCGCGCCCTTATCAGCTGCACGGCTTTAACTGGCTGTATTTTTTGCACCGGCATAATTTTCACGGCATTTTGGCCGACGACATGGGCCTGGGCAAAACGCTGCAGGTATTGCTGCTTTTTGCCGGTTTGAAACAAGCCGGCCGGCTGGAGCGTCCCGCGCTGATCGTCGCGCCGACTTCCGTGGTTTATAACTGGGTGGCCGAGATCAATAAATTTACGCCGGACTTAAAAGTGCTGGTCTTGTCCGGCAGCCGCGACCGGGTATTAAAAGTCAAAGAAGCCGCCAGCCATGACATTGTGATCACCTCCTACGCTCTGCTGCGCAATGATCTGGCGCATTATTCCGGACAGCAGTTTGATTATCTCGTGCTGGACGAAGCGCAGTACATCAAAAATCCCAAGACCGGCATTGCCAAAGCGGTTAAATGTCTGCAAACACGCTGGCGTCTGGCGCTGACCGGCACGCCGATCGAAAATAGTCTGGCCGAATTATGGTCGATTTTTGATTTTCTCATGCCCGGCTTTTTGTCCTCGCTGAATTTTTTTCGGGCGCTGTACAGCGGCGAACCGGAGCGCGTCCGCAAAAAAATCCACCCGTTCATTCTGCGCCGTGCCAAAGCCGAAGTGCTGACCGAGCTGCCGCCAAAAAACGAGATCGATTCTTTCTGCGAACTGCTGCCGGAGCAGGAGGCTTTGTACCTCAAAGTTTTGCAGGCGCAGAAAAAAGAATTGCTGTCTGCGCTGCATACGACGGACATCAATAAAATGCAGCTCAATATTTTGACCGGCCTGCTCAAGCTGCGGCAGGTTTGCTGCCACCCGGCGCTGGTCAAAGACGAACGGCTGATCGTCGAGTCGGCCAAGTTCAATCAATTTAAAGAACTGACCGCGGAGATATTGGAAAATGGCAGCAAGGTGATCGTCTTTTCGCAGTTTGTGGAAATGCTCTCGATCATGCGCAAATATCTTGACGAGGAAAAGATCAGATATGCTTATCTCGACGGCGCGACCAAAGACCGCCAGCAGCTGATCGATAAGTTTAACGCCGACGCGCGAACTCCGGTTTTTTTGTGCTCGCTCAAAGCTGGCGGTGTGGGCATCAATCTGACTTCGGCTAATTACGTGATCATTTACGATCCGTGGTGGAATCCCGCCGTGGAACAGCAGGCGATGGATAGAGTGTACCGCATCGGCCAGACCAAAGAAGTTTTTGTTTACAAGCTCATTACTAAAGGCACGGTCGAGGAAAAGATCCTCGCTTTGCAAAAAAAGAAAAAGACGCTCATCGACGCGGTCATCGCCAGCGACGTTGCCGCGGAAAAGAAAATCACCAAAGCGGAGCTGGAGGAACTGCTGGCGTATTAG